From Cucumis melo cultivar AY chromosome 1, USDA_Cmelo_AY_1.0, whole genome shotgun sequence, a single genomic window includes:
- the LOC103490182 gene encoding protein DNA-DAMAGE INDUCIBLE 1 isoform X4, producing the protein MRITVMTADEQILSLDVDPNESVENVKALLEVETQVPLQRQQLLYNGKEMKNFEKLSGLGVKDEDLIMMVSAGASSAPTNNLSFNPDGSAVNPEAFQQHIRRDSNTMAQLFQSDPELAQAIVGNDLNNLQQILRERHRQRSVLQRQQEEEMALLYADPFDVEAQKKIEAAIRQKGIDENWAAALEHNPEAFARVVMLYVDMEVNGVPLKAFVDSGAQSTIISKSCAEKCGLLRLLDQRYKGIARGVGQSEILGRIHVAPIKIGSIFYPCSFLVLDSPNMDFLFGLDMLRKHQENVLRVGGGEVSVPFLQEKDIPPSLFDEERLSKEASSSGAPVASSPTENSRNATAARATGNVGGAAQGPEFEAKVAKLVELGFQREAVIQALKLFDGNEEQAAGFLFG; encoded by the exons atgagaatCACTGTGATGACAGCCGACGAACAGATTCTTTCCTTGGATGTTGATCCCAATGAATCT GTTGAGAACGTGAAGGCTTTGCTTGAGGTTGAG ACTCAAGTACCGCTTCAGCGGCAGCAGCTGCTGTACAATGGGAAGGAGatgaaaaattttgaaaaattgagTGGCTTGGGTGTTAAAGACGAAGATTTGATTATGATGGTATCAGCTGGCGCTTCTAG TGCTCCTACCAATAATTTGAGCTTCAATCCAGATGGTTCTGCAGTGAACCCTGAAGCCTTCCAGCAACACATTAGACGTGACTCAAATACAATGGCTCAACTTTTTCAG AGTGATCCTGAATTGGCACAAGCTATTGTTGGAAACGACCTGAACAATCTGCAACAGATTTTAAGAGAGCGTCATCGTCAAAGATCTGTATTACAGCGTCAACAAGAAGAGGAGATG GCCCTTCTGTATGCAGATCCTTTTGATGTTGAGGCCCAAAAGAAGATCGAAGCTGCTATTCGCCAG AAAGGAATTGACGAAAATTGGGCTGCAGCTCTTGAACACAATCCCGAAGCTTTTGCAAGGGTG GTCATGTTATATGTTGACATGGAAGTTAATGGTGTCCCATTAAAG GCATTTGTTGATAGCGGAGCTCAATCAACAATTATATCAAAAAGCTGTGCTGAGAAATGTGG ATTGTTGAGGCTTTTAGATCAACGCTACAAGGGCATTGCTCGTGGAGTAGGCCAATCAGAGATCTTAGGTCGAATCCATGTAGCTCCAATCAAG ATTGGTAGTATATTCTACCCCTGCTCGTTTCTGGTACTGGATTCCCCAAATATGGACTTCCTATTTGGTCTGGATATGCTACGGAAACACCAG GAGAATGTTTTGAGAGTGGGTGGAGGAGAGGTCTCTGTACCCTTTTTGCAAG AGAAAGACATTCCCCCTTCTCTTTTTGATGAGGAAAGGCTCTCAAAGGAAGCCTCTAGCTCTGGAGCGCCA GTGGCTTCATCCCCAACAGAGAACAGCAGAAATGCAACAGCTGCCCGAGCTACAG GAAATGTTGGGGGAGCAGCCCAG GGTCCGGAATTTGAAGCCAAAGTAGCAAAGCTAGTTGAATTGGGATTCCAAAGAGAGGCAGTAATACAAGCTCTCAAACTATTTGATGGAAATGAAGAACAGGCAGCTGGGTTTCTTTTTGGATGA
- the LOC103490182 gene encoding protein DNA-DAMAGE INDUCIBLE 1 isoform X2 yields the protein MRITVMTADEQILSLDVDPNESVENVKALLEVETQVPLQRQQLLYNGKEMKNFEKLSGLGVKDEDLIMMVSAGASSAPTNNLSFNPDGSAVNPEAFQQHIRRDSNTMAQLFQSDPELAQAIVGNDLNNLQQILRERHRQRSVLQRQQEEEMALLYADPFDVEAQKKIEAAIRQKGIDENWAAALEHNPEAFARVVMLYVDMEVNGVPLKAFVDSGAQSTIISKSCAEKCGLLRLLDQRYKGIARGVGQSEILGRIHVAPIKIGSIFYPCSFLVLDSPNMDFLFGLDMLRKHQCIIDLKENVLRVGGGEVSVPFLQEKDIPPSLFDEERLSKEASSSGAPVASSPTENSRNATAARATGNVGGAAQGPEFEAKVAKLVELGFQREAVIQALKLFDGNEEQAAGFLFG from the exons atgagaatCACTGTGATGACAGCCGACGAACAGATTCTTTCCTTGGATGTTGATCCCAATGAATCT GTTGAGAACGTGAAGGCTTTGCTTGAGGTTGAG ACTCAAGTACCGCTTCAGCGGCAGCAGCTGCTGTACAATGGGAAGGAGatgaaaaattttgaaaaattgagTGGCTTGGGTGTTAAAGACGAAGATTTGATTATGATGGTATCAGCTGGCGCTTCTAG TGCTCCTACCAATAATTTGAGCTTCAATCCAGATGGTTCTGCAGTGAACCCTGAAGCCTTCCAGCAACACATTAGACGTGACTCAAATACAATGGCTCAACTTTTTCAG AGTGATCCTGAATTGGCACAAGCTATTGTTGGAAACGACCTGAACAATCTGCAACAGATTTTAAGAGAGCGTCATCGTCAAAGATCTGTATTACAGCGTCAACAAGAAGAGGAGATG GCCCTTCTGTATGCAGATCCTTTTGATGTTGAGGCCCAAAAGAAGATCGAAGCTGCTATTCGCCAG AAAGGAATTGACGAAAATTGGGCTGCAGCTCTTGAACACAATCCCGAAGCTTTTGCAAGGGTG GTCATGTTATATGTTGACATGGAAGTTAATGGTGTCCCATTAAAG GCATTTGTTGATAGCGGAGCTCAATCAACAATTATATCAAAAAGCTGTGCTGAGAAATGTGG ATTGTTGAGGCTTTTAGATCAACGCTACAAGGGCATTGCTCGTGGAGTAGGCCAATCAGAGATCTTAGGTCGAATCCATGTAGCTCCAATCAAG ATTGGTAGTATATTCTACCCCTGCTCGTTTCTGGTACTGGATTCCCCAAATATGGACTTCCTATTTGGTCTGGATATGCTACGGAAACACCAG TGTATTATTGATTTGAAGGAGAATGTTTTGAGAGTGGGTGGAGGAGAGGTCTCTGTACCCTTTTTGCAAG AGAAAGACATTCCCCCTTCTCTTTTTGATGAGGAAAGGCTCTCAAAGGAAGCCTCTAGCTCTGGAGCGCCA GTGGCTTCATCCCCAACAGAGAACAGCAGAAATGCAACAGCTGCCCGAGCTACAG GAAATGTTGGGGGAGCAGCCCAG GGTCCGGAATTTGAAGCCAAAGTAGCAAAGCTAGTTGAATTGGGATTCCAAAGAGAGGCAGTAATACAAGCTCTCAAACTATTTGATGGAAATGAAGAACAGGCAGCTGGGTTTCTTTTTGGATGA
- the LOC103490182 gene encoding protein DNA-DAMAGE INDUCIBLE 1 isoform X3 codes for MRITVMTADEQILSLDVDPNESVENVKALLEVETQVPLQRQQLLYNGKEMKNFEKLSGLGVKDEDLIMMVSAGASSAPTNNLSFNPDGSAVNPEAFQQHIRRDSNTMAQLFQSDPELAQAIVGNDLNNLQQILRERHRQRSVLQRQQEEEMALLYADPFDVEAQKKIEAAIRQKGIDENWAAALEHNPEAFARVVMLYVDMEVNGVPLKAFVDSGAQSTIISKSCAEKCGLLRLLDQRYKGIARGVGQSEILGRIHVAPIKIGSIFYPCSFLVLDSPNMDFLFGLDMLRKHQENVLRVGGGEVSVPFLQEKDIPPSLFDEERLSKEASSSGAPVASSPTENSRNATAARATAGNVGGAAQGPEFEAKVAKLVELGFQREAVIQALKLFDGNEEQAAGFLFG; via the exons atgagaatCACTGTGATGACAGCCGACGAACAGATTCTTTCCTTGGATGTTGATCCCAATGAATCT GTTGAGAACGTGAAGGCTTTGCTTGAGGTTGAG ACTCAAGTACCGCTTCAGCGGCAGCAGCTGCTGTACAATGGGAAGGAGatgaaaaattttgaaaaattgagTGGCTTGGGTGTTAAAGACGAAGATTTGATTATGATGGTATCAGCTGGCGCTTCTAG TGCTCCTACCAATAATTTGAGCTTCAATCCAGATGGTTCTGCAGTGAACCCTGAAGCCTTCCAGCAACACATTAGACGTGACTCAAATACAATGGCTCAACTTTTTCAG AGTGATCCTGAATTGGCACAAGCTATTGTTGGAAACGACCTGAACAATCTGCAACAGATTTTAAGAGAGCGTCATCGTCAAAGATCTGTATTACAGCGTCAACAAGAAGAGGAGATG GCCCTTCTGTATGCAGATCCTTTTGATGTTGAGGCCCAAAAGAAGATCGAAGCTGCTATTCGCCAG AAAGGAATTGACGAAAATTGGGCTGCAGCTCTTGAACACAATCCCGAAGCTTTTGCAAGGGTG GTCATGTTATATGTTGACATGGAAGTTAATGGTGTCCCATTAAAG GCATTTGTTGATAGCGGAGCTCAATCAACAATTATATCAAAAAGCTGTGCTGAGAAATGTGG ATTGTTGAGGCTTTTAGATCAACGCTACAAGGGCATTGCTCGTGGAGTAGGCCAATCAGAGATCTTAGGTCGAATCCATGTAGCTCCAATCAAG ATTGGTAGTATATTCTACCCCTGCTCGTTTCTGGTACTGGATTCCCCAAATATGGACTTCCTATTTGGTCTGGATATGCTACGGAAACACCAG GAGAATGTTTTGAGAGTGGGTGGAGGAGAGGTCTCTGTACCCTTTTTGCAAG AGAAAGACATTCCCCCTTCTCTTTTTGATGAGGAAAGGCTCTCAAAGGAAGCCTCTAGCTCTGGAGCGCCA GTGGCTTCATCCCCAACAGAGAACAGCAGAAATGCAACAGCTGCCCGAGCTACAG cAGGAAATGTTGGGGGAGCAGCCCAG GGTCCGGAATTTGAAGCCAAAGTAGCAAAGCTAGTTGAATTGGGATTCCAAAGAGAGGCAGTAATACAAGCTCTCAAACTATTTGATGGAAATGAAGAACAGGCAGCTGGGTTTCTTTTTGGATGA
- the LOC103490182 gene encoding protein DNA-DAMAGE INDUCIBLE 1 isoform X1 produces MRITVMTADEQILSLDVDPNESVENVKALLEVETQVPLQRQQLLYNGKEMKNFEKLSGLGVKDEDLIMMVSAGASSAPTNNLSFNPDGSAVNPEAFQQHIRRDSNTMAQLFQSDPELAQAIVGNDLNNLQQILRERHRQRSVLQRQQEEEMALLYADPFDVEAQKKIEAAIRQKGIDENWAAALEHNPEAFARVVMLYVDMEVNGVPLKAFVDSGAQSTIISKSCAEKCGLLRLLDQRYKGIARGVGQSEILGRIHVAPIKIGSIFYPCSFLVLDSPNMDFLFGLDMLRKHQCIIDLKENVLRVGGGEVSVPFLQEKDIPPSLFDEERLSKEASSSGAPVASSPTENSRNATAARATAGNVGGAAQGPEFEAKVAKLVELGFQREAVIQALKLFDGNEEQAAGFLFG; encoded by the exons atgagaatCACTGTGATGACAGCCGACGAACAGATTCTTTCCTTGGATGTTGATCCCAATGAATCT GTTGAGAACGTGAAGGCTTTGCTTGAGGTTGAG ACTCAAGTACCGCTTCAGCGGCAGCAGCTGCTGTACAATGGGAAGGAGatgaaaaattttgaaaaattgagTGGCTTGGGTGTTAAAGACGAAGATTTGATTATGATGGTATCAGCTGGCGCTTCTAG TGCTCCTACCAATAATTTGAGCTTCAATCCAGATGGTTCTGCAGTGAACCCTGAAGCCTTCCAGCAACACATTAGACGTGACTCAAATACAATGGCTCAACTTTTTCAG AGTGATCCTGAATTGGCACAAGCTATTGTTGGAAACGACCTGAACAATCTGCAACAGATTTTAAGAGAGCGTCATCGTCAAAGATCTGTATTACAGCGTCAACAAGAAGAGGAGATG GCCCTTCTGTATGCAGATCCTTTTGATGTTGAGGCCCAAAAGAAGATCGAAGCTGCTATTCGCCAG AAAGGAATTGACGAAAATTGGGCTGCAGCTCTTGAACACAATCCCGAAGCTTTTGCAAGGGTG GTCATGTTATATGTTGACATGGAAGTTAATGGTGTCCCATTAAAG GCATTTGTTGATAGCGGAGCTCAATCAACAATTATATCAAAAAGCTGTGCTGAGAAATGTGG ATTGTTGAGGCTTTTAGATCAACGCTACAAGGGCATTGCTCGTGGAGTAGGCCAATCAGAGATCTTAGGTCGAATCCATGTAGCTCCAATCAAG ATTGGTAGTATATTCTACCCCTGCTCGTTTCTGGTACTGGATTCCCCAAATATGGACTTCCTATTTGGTCTGGATATGCTACGGAAACACCAG TGTATTATTGATTTGAAGGAGAATGTTTTGAGAGTGGGTGGAGGAGAGGTCTCTGTACCCTTTTTGCAAG AGAAAGACATTCCCCCTTCTCTTTTTGATGAGGAAAGGCTCTCAAAGGAAGCCTCTAGCTCTGGAGCGCCA GTGGCTTCATCCCCAACAGAGAACAGCAGAAATGCAACAGCTGCCCGAGCTACAG cAGGAAATGTTGGGGGAGCAGCCCAG GGTCCGGAATTTGAAGCCAAAGTAGCAAAGCTAGTTGAATTGGGATTCCAAAGAGAGGCAGTAATACAAGCTCTCAAACTATTTGATGGAAATGAAGAACAGGCAGCTGGGTTTCTTTTTGGATGA